TCCGGTTTGATCGCAGTTACTGTATCCTGCACGAAGTTCACACGGCTGCTGATTACTTCTTTGATTTGGTAACGGCATTTATCGTGATGAAGCGTACCTGCTGAAGCTTCATGCAGCCATGTTGTTTCATAATGGTAATCGTTTTTGTTAACAAGCGTAATATCCGCATCATTAACACCTACTAATTTTGAAAGACGGTTAACCGTAATTAAACCACCATAACCTGCACCTAAAACCACTACTTTTGGTTTATTCAAGACAAATCACATCACCTTTACTAAATTTGTGGGAATAAGAGAACTGAAAATAATACCTTCGTATATTTTCCGCTTCTTTTCACCATTTTATTTTGATTTTCGCCAAAAACTTTGTGAAATACTTCACTATATAGTACACAAAAAAATAATCCACCATTTAAAGAATGGTTCACAAAAAATTAACAATTATGCCTATTACCAATATTAATCCTTTGTGAAATGTTTTTCAAGTTCTATTTAACCCAAATCATCAGTTGCGAAAATTCCGAAAATAAGGTAGGATACTTACTTAAATTGCATTCTATTCGCCATTCGATTATGAAAGAAAAGGCTGCAATCTCTAGATCAGGAAAAACTTACCGATCTTTTTTGGAAGATGAGCTTCCTAAAAAAATATGGTATGATATAAGTAAGAATAGTTATCAATTAGGGGGTTGCATTGTGAAAGAAGATACAAAGGTTTACGACATTACCATCATTGGCGGAGGACCCGTCGGCTTGTTCACAGCATTTTATGGAGGAATGAGACAAGCAAGCGTTAAAATCATCGAAAGTCTTCCTCAGCTTGGCGGACAGCTTTCTGCCCTTTATCCTGAAAAATACATATATGATGTAGCTGGTTTTCCAAAAGTCCGTGCGCAGGAGCTTATCAACAATTTAAAAGAGCAAATGGCTATGTTCAACCCTTCCGTTGCCTTGGATCAGGCAGTGGAAGAAGTAGAAAAACAAGCGGACGGCGTCTTTAAGCTGACCACCAACTCTGAAATCCACTATACAAAAACCATCATCATCACCGCTGGAAACGGAGCATTCCAGCCGCGCCGCCTTGAACTTGAAAATGCTCCGCAATACGAAGGCAAAAACATGCACTACTTCATCGATGATCTTAACTCCTTTGCCGGCAAACGCGTCATGATCTGCGGCGGCGGAGATTCAGCTCTTGACTGGGCCCTTATGCTTGAACCAATCGCGGAAAAAGTCACACTTGTCCACCGCCGCGACAAATTCCGTGCCCACGAGCACAGCGTAGAACAGCTGATGAACTCCAAGGTCGAAGTCATGACTCCATTTATTCCTGAGGAAATTATCGGTGAAGACCGCATTGAACAAGTCGTCCTTCAGGAAGTAAAAGGCGAGCGCAAAGAAGTCATTGAGATTGATGACCTCATTGTCAACTTCGGATTCGTTTCCTCGCTTGGTCCAATTAAAAACTGGGATCTGAACATCGAAAAGAATAATATTCTTGTGAACTCAAAAATGGAAACAAACATCGAAGGCATCTACGCAGCAGGAGATATTTGTACGTACGAAGGAAAAGTGAAGCTCATCGCCAGCGGTTTTGGTGAAGCACCAACTGCTGTCAACAACGCAAAAGCATACATTGATCCAAAAGCGCGCGTTCAGCCGCTTCATAGTACTAGTTTGTTTGAGAAATAATAAGAAGAAAGGGGCCGGTCATCTGACCGGCCTCTTCCTTTTATCCCATTTTTGTATTCATATTTGGCATCGGTGGTTTTGAGTGGTTTGCCTGGCATTCATTAATTTTGGCGGTTTGAATGGCATTCTTGCCTGGCATTCATTAATTTTGGCCGCTTGCCTGGCATTCTTGCCTGGCATCCATGAATTTCGGCCGTTTGCCTGGCATTCATGAGTTTCGGCGGTTTGCCTGGCATTCTTGCCTGGCATCCATGAGTTTTGACGGTTTGCCTGGCATTCTTGCCTGGCATTCATGAGTTTTGACGGTTTGCCTGGCATTCTTGCCTGGCATTCATGAGTTTTGACGGTTTGCCTGGCATTGCATAATAATTGGCGGTTTCCAAGTTTCCAAGTAATTTAAAAGATTTAATAGCTTGAAACTAATTTCCGTCCTAAATCCTTCTATATAATTTTACGAATTTTTTACATATTATTAACAGGTGTTTACGGCATGTTGTAGAATACTTCTTTAAAATAATGAAAGGCGGGAGTCTATGCCAAAGCCACGAAATTGGAGTCTTAAACCTGGATCCATTTATCACATTGTATCAAGGGGAATACGAAAAACTGCTTTATTTGAAGATTACCGCGATAAGGACCACTATTTGAAAATTCTCCAGGAAGTCCAGCATAAGTACCCCTTCAAGCTCCATTCCTTCTGTTTAATGAAAAATCATATTCATCTACTGATTGAAGTTATTCAATACCAGCCAAATGTAATTATGCAGCAGTTAAACTTTCGTTACGCCCGATATTTCAACGGGAGGCATCATTATAGAGGCCATCTATTCGAAGGCAGATTCTACGCTGACCCCATTACGACCATCTCCAAATTCCTCAACACAACCCGCTACATCCATTTAAACCCCTACAAAGCCATGGCCGTCCAGCAGGCGGAAAACTACAAATGGAGCAGTTACCCTTATTTGGTCAAGAGCCTTGAATGCGCGATTCTCAATAAAGACAAAACTCTAAGTCACTTTCCCCATCCTTCAGAAGAAAACTATAAGAATTTCGTTGAAGAATTAAAATGGAGTGAGAAAGAGGAAGGACACGAAAAAAAGGCCCTGAATTAGGACCTTCTTACCTCAGCACTCTTCCGGAGTACCCTTATTTGTTGCTGTCACAAACGATGACCCGCAGCCGCATGAGGCGATGGCGTTCGGGTTATCAATCGTAAATCCGCCGCCCATCATGGATTGCTTGAAGTCAATGATGGTGCCTTTTAGTGCGGGTGCGCTATCTTTATCAATCAGGACGGGGATGCCGAAGAATTCGAGTTCGACGTCGCCTTCTTGTTTTTCGTGGTCAAATCCCATTCCGTAGGAGAGTCCGCTGCAGCCGCCGCCTTTGATTCCAACGCGGAGGAAGGCATTTTCTTCTTCGTGTTCTTTCATCATGTCTTTTATTTGAAAGGATGCTGCTTCTGTAATTGTAATTATTTCAGCCATGTGATCACTCCTTTTTATAAATGGCTATAGGTTAAGTATACATGGTGAGGTGGTCAGACTCAAATTCTTGAGCTAGCGGATATGGTACGTTCCTTCAGCGATGACTTCTGCGGGGCCGGTCATTAGGACGTTTCCTTGTTCGGTCCAGTTAATAATCAAATCTCCGCCTGCCAGGTGGACGGTGATGTCTTCACCTCTTGGGGATTTTCCATTCAGTACAGATGCGACAGCAGCGGCGCATGCTCCAGTTCCGCATGCCTGGGTGATGCCGGATCCTCTTTCCCATACCCGGAAGTTCAGTTCATTTTGGTTCACGACTTCGATAAATTCGACGTTGATTCCGTTATGGAATCTCGGATCTTTTTCAACGGATGGGCCGAGTGTTGTCAGTGGTGCTGTTTGGATATCATCTATATAAAAAATAATATGTGGATTTCCCATTGATAGTGCGGTAATTTCATAAGCTTCTCCCTGGAAGATCATGTTTTCGGCTATCGCGGTTTCTTCAGGGGCTCCATCCATTGGAACGTCTTTTTTCTGAAGTCTTGGTTTTCCCATATCCACGGTTACTGCTTGGACCTGATCGCCGCTGAGATGAATTTTAGCTTCTACTAAGCCT
The Metabacillus sp. FJAT-52054 genome window above contains:
- the yumC gene encoding ferredoxin--NADP reductase 2; translated protein: MKEDTKVYDITIIGGGPVGLFTAFYGGMRQASVKIIESLPQLGGQLSALYPEKYIYDVAGFPKVRAQELINNLKEQMAMFNPSVALDQAVEEVEKQADGVFKLTTNSEIHYTKTIIITAGNGAFQPRRLELENAPQYEGKNMHYFIDDLNSFAGKRVMICGGGDSALDWALMLEPIAEKVTLVHRRDKFRAHEHSVEQLMNSKVEVMTPFIPEEIIGEDRIEQVVLQEVKGERKEVIEIDDLIVNFGFVSSLGPIKNWDLNIEKNNILVNSKMETNIEGIYAAGDICTYEGKVKLIASGFGEAPTAVNNAKAYIDPKARVQPLHSTSLFEK
- a CDS encoding transposase is translated as MPKPRNWSLKPGSIYHIVSRGIRKTALFEDYRDKDHYLKILQEVQHKYPFKLHSFCLMKNHIHLLIEVIQYQPNVIMQQLNFRYARYFNGRHHYRGHLFEGRFYADPITTISKFLNTTRYIHLNPYKAMAVQQAENYKWSSYPYLVKSLECAILNKDKTLSHFPHPSEENYKNFVEELKWSEKEEGHEKKALN
- a CDS encoding iron-sulfur cluster assembly accessory protein; protein product: MAEIITITEAASFQIKDMMKEHEEENAFLRVGIKGGGCSGLSYGMGFDHEKQEGDVELEFFGIPVLIDKDSAPALKGTIIDFKQSMMGGGFTIDNPNAIASCGCGSSFVTATNKGTPEEC
- the dapF gene encoding diaminopimelate epimerase, translated to METFQFTKMHGLGNNYIYVNMFEEILNESDLPRLAREVANPYTGIGSDGMILICPSEQAPVKMRVFNNDGSEALNCGNGLRCVAKYAYEHKLAAETVFKIETLSGLVEAKIHLSGDQVQAVTVDMGKPRLQKKDVPMDGAPEETAIAENMIFQGEAYEITALSMGNPHIIFYIDDIQTAPLTTLGPSVEKDPRFHNGINVEFIEVVNQNELNFRVWERGSGITQACGTGACAAAVASVLNGKSPRGEDITVHLAGGDLIINWTEQGNVLMTGPAEVIAEGTYHIR